A genome region from Anopheles stephensi strain Indian chromosome 2, UCI_ANSTEP_V1.0, whole genome shotgun sequence includes the following:
- the LOC118503025 gene encoding trypsin alpha-like, which translates to MHFATVNSGRLLGLLLFSITVLQIVPVALGQSNVTLPQPFNVSVDVNHTLPSNSLPPLATVSPPWKPMPRYRTAHYDPVGKVLWFPRIIGGSMATAGEFPAMVSLQQVQNSAHVCGGTLITMSHVLTAAHCVTDVRGILHPANQYQVMGDDLYILQHMGSPTRQVRRVVTITIHPQYDSTVFSNDIAVLRVAPEFRKTDTFFPGKRVQKAPTPGDRCSLAGWGVTDERSHVMSPHLQRINVAISDFGACNVVFDQLLTRGMLCAEAPGRDACQGDSGGALLCAGGRVAGIVSFGDGCAKPNVPGVYMDVAYYEKWINGVLRNSGERSVGYLAGTVMFYWAVKHLLR; encoded by the exons ATGCATTTCGCTACGGTAAACAGCGGCCGCTTGTTGGGTCTGCTGCTGTTCAGCATCACCG TTCTGCAGATAGTGCCGGTTGCTTTGGGCCAGTCAAACGTAACCTTACCGCAGCCGTTTAATGTATCGGTGGATGTAAATCACACGCTGCCGAGCAATAGCTTACCACCGCTGGCGACGGTCTCCCCGCCCTGGAAACCGATGCCACGCTATCGCACTGCCCACTATGATCCGGTCGGGAAGGTGCTCTGGTTTCCACGGATCATCGGAGGCTCGATGGCAACGGCCGGCGAGTTCCCGGCGATGGTGTCACTGCAGCAGGTCCAGAATTCGGCACACGTGTGCGGCGGGACTCTGATTACGATGAGTCACGTGCTGACGGCGGCTCACTGCGTTACGGATGTGCGAGGAATTCTGCATCCCGCCAACCAG tACCAAGTGATGGGCGATGATCTGTACATCCTGCAGCATATGGGCAGTCCAACGCGGCAAGTAAGGCGCGTCGTTACGATCACCATCCATCCACAGTACGATTCGACCGTCTTCTCCAACGACATCGCCGTCCTGCGGGTGGCGCCCGAGTTCCGGAAAACGGACACGTTCTTCCCGGGCAAACGAGTGCAGAAGGCACCGACGCCCGGCGATCGGTGCAGCCTGGCCGGTTGGGGTGTGACGGACGAACGGTCGCACGTTATGAGCCCGCACCTGCAGCGTATCAATGTGGCCATCAGCGACTTTGGGGCGTGCAATGTCGTGTTCGATCAGCTACTCACCCGGGGTATGCTGTGTGCGGAGGCACCCGGTCGGGACGCTTGTCAGGGCGATTCGGGTGGTGCGTTGCTGTGTGCCGGAGGGCGCGTGGCGGGCATCGTGAGCTTCGGCGACGGGTGTGCCAAACCGAACGTGCCGGGCGTGTACATGGACGTGGCGTACTACGAAAAGTGGATCAATGGGGTGCTCCGGAATAGTGGGGAGCGTTCGGTCGGCTATCTGGCGGGTACGGTCATGTTTTACTGGGCTGTGAAGCACCTGCTGAGGTAG